The Pseudomonadales bacterium genomic sequence ATCATCGCGGCACTGTATACGGTTGATCTTTCGGTCACCTCATTTGCGGTAGCCGGGGCCAGTATTGTGGTGCTGATTGCCATGAATATGCTGAAAGTTGCTCGGCCCGGTGCCTATATGCTGGTAGGTATTGTGCTCTGGGTTAGCGTGCTAAAGTCTGGCGTGCATGCAACATTGGCCGGCGTGATTTTAGCGCTAACCATTCCGCTGCAGTCAGTCGATAATAAAGGCCGCAAATTTTCTATGTCGGAGGACTTTGAGCACTTCTTGCACGTCTGGGTGGCGGCGCTAATCTTACCGTTATTTGCCTTTGTCAATGCTGGCGTCAACCTCAAGGGCATCGACCTATCACAAATGCTCAGCCCCGTGCCGTTAGGCATTGCACTGGGTCTCTTTATCGGCAAGCAGCTGGGTGTGTTTGCTTTTTGTTTTGTGGCGATCAAAAGCGGTCTCGCCAAACTGCCCAAAGGCACGACCTGGCTGCAGTTATATGGCGTGAGTATTCTAACCGGCATTGGTTTCACCATGAGCCTGTTTATTGATTCGCTGGCGTTTACTGGCGCCGAAAGCCGCTTGTTTGCCAGCACCGACAAACTGGCGATTTTAATTGGTTCTCTGCTGTCAGGGGTGATGGGCTTTTTAATCTTAAAATTTGCCCCCGCCGCCAAAACCAGCGCTGACGATGCCGATTAACACCCTGATTATTGGCGCCTCTGCCAAGCCACATCGCTATGCCTATAAGGCTTTAGAGGCGTTGACGGCGGCACAGCACCGCTGCAGCTTACTGGCCAACCGCAGCGGTGAAATTCTTGGCATTCCTGTGTTTACTGCATTTTCTGAGCTCCAATCGCCGATTGACACCGTAACCTTGTACCTCAATGCAACCCGCCTAGAGCCAATGCTCGAGGCAATTATTGCGCTCAAGCCGCGCCGGGTTATTTTTAACCCCGGCACCGAATCCACTTCAGCACAAGCATGCTTGCAGGCACAGGGCATTGACTGTATTGAGGATTGTACTTTAATCATGTTACGAGAAAATCGTTACTAAATACTAAACTACCGGAGCCTAGCCATGATCAGCGTTCAGCAAACCCTTCCTGCGGTCACCCTCAAAACCATTGGCGACAATGGCCCAACAGACATCAGCACCGAGGCGATTTTTAGCGGCAAGAAAGTCGTTCTATTTGCGGTGCCGGGCGCCTTCACCCCGACCTGCTCGGCCGCGCATTTGCCAGGCTTTGTGGTACATTACGACGAGATCATTGCCAAGGGCGTCGACACCGTTGCCTGTCTGTCTGTCAATGACGCTTTTGTGATGCAAGCCTGGCGCGATAGTCAGAATGCCGAGCATATTTTAATGCTGGCCGACGGCAATGCGACGTTTAGCACCGCCATAGGTCTGGAATTAGACGCCACTGGTTTCGGCATGGGTACACGCTGTAAACGTTTTGCTATGATTGTCGACAACGGCGTTGTCAGCCATCTTGCGGTAGACGAAGCAGGCTTTGAAAAAACTTCTGCCGAAGCGATTCTTGAAGCGCTTTAAGACTGCACTATAATTTCAATAAACGATAATAAAAGGCGAGCTAGCTATGGCCCACCATATTCTTATGCAACACTTTTTAGCGCGTGCCGCCGAGCACCCTAATAAACCGTATTTGCATCAACCCATTAACCGTGAACTCGACATTTACACATGGAAAGATGTAGATCAACAAGCCAGAGCAATTGCTGGCGCACTTGCAGCAGAATTTGAACCGGGCGATAAGATCGCACTGCTGTCGAAAAACTGTGCCGAATGGATCATTCTTGATATCGCCATCATGATGGCTGGCATGATTAGCGTGCCGGTATACCACACTGCCAGCAAGCAGACGATTGAGTATGTGCTCAGCCATTCTGAGGCCAAGGCGCTGTTTATCGGCAAGCTGGATGGCAAAGATGAAATTCTCGCGGCCGATAAGTCGGCTGTCGTCACCGTTGCCATGCCTTATGACAATATCAGCTGTGACAAAGAGTGGCAGCAGTATGTTGCGCATGCGCCAATCGAGGCGATCGCTGAACTGGGTGATCATGACTTAATGACGCTGTCTTATACTTCGGGCACGACCGGCTCACCAAAAGGTGTGATGCTATCGGCGAATAACCTAGTGTCAACCGCGGTGTCCTTGTCGAATAAGCTGAATATGAATGAGCAAGACAGAATTATGTCGTATCTGCCGCTGGCACATATTATGGAGCGTTACCTGATTGAGGTTGGCTCGATGGTGGCCGGTACCTCTATTTATTTTGTCGAATCTTTAGATAGCTTTATTGAAGATGTGCAGGTTGGTCGCCCGACCTTGTTTATCTCGGTGCCGCGACTGTGGAGTAAATTCCAGTCGCAAGTGTTATTAAAAATGCCGCAGAAAAAGCTCGACCTGCTGCTGAAGATTCCACTGCTTAAAAATATTGTAAAAAACAAAATCAAAACCGCACTGGGCTTAAACCACGCGCGCGTGTTTGCCTCGGGCTCGGCACCGATCGCCAAGGATATGTTGGAATGGTACTACAGCATTGGTATTCCAATTTCTGAAGGCTGGGGCTTAACCGAAAGCTCAGCCGGTTCCACCGTTAATGTGCCGTTTGATTATAAAGCGCTGGGCACGGTTGGCCGTGCACTTGACAGCTGTGAGGTAAAAATCGACCCCTCTGGCGAAGTTTTATTGCGTGGCGACTCGGTATTTGAGAACTACTATAAAAATCCTGAGGCGACTGCCGCCTCTTTTGTCGATGGCTGGTTTCGCACTGGCGATCTCGGCAGCTTAGATGCACATGGCAATTTGTCGATTGTGGGCCGGGTAAAAGAGCAGTTTAAATCTGAGCGCGGCAAATATGTATCGCCGGTGCCGATTGAAAGTCTATTAATGCAAAACCACGATATTGAATCCTGCATGGTGTATGGCTCGGGTCGTGCACAGCCGATTGCGGTCGTGTCGATGGCGGAAGGCTCGCGTGATGAAAGCGCAGAACTGACCGCGGGCTTAGTTGCCACCTTGGATAGCGTGAACCAGCAGCTCGAACACCACGAGCGGCTGGACCATTTAATCGTCGTGAAAGACCAGTGGACGCCAGAAAACGGTTTGCTAACGCCGACCTTGAAGCTCAAACGCCCACCGATTGAAGAGAAATATGCTAACTACATCAGTGACACGCTAGCCGCTAAAGTGGTTTGGGAAAGCTAGTTTGTTGAGGCCCTTGGTATAAGCCTAAAGCGCTAGCGACAAGCCGGCAAATAAAAGCCCTGCAGCACATGCTGTGGGGCTTTTTTAATGGCCAGCGGATAAGCTATCACTGAGCAACTTTTTAGTAATATCTCAGCAATATCTTAGTAATCGCAGCAATCACAATGCAACAATTCGCCGAAAGCTTCAGCGGCTGACTGGCTAAAAATAAGCGTAAAAGTTTAATGCGATTTATTCTCATTTGAATATAATCGAACTTTTATTATTGCAATCGGATCTTAACATGGCCAGATACCTTAGCGCCCTTCTGCTGCTCACGTTGTCAGCAGCAAGCTTTGCCTCTTCCCCCTCCTCAACCTCGACACAAGAAGTGAATGTATACTCCGCGCGTAAAGAGGCCTTGATAAAGCCGCTGCTAGATCGCTTCAGTGAGGAAACCGGCATTAGCGTCAATTTACTCACGGGTAAGGCCGATGCGCTGCTGGTGCGTTTGCAAAATGAGGGCCGCTTAAGCCCGGCTGACCTGCTCATTACCACCGATGCTGGACGGCTATACCGCGCTAAAGACGCAGGGCTTTTACAGCCGGTTCAGTCATCGGTTTTAAGCGAGCATATTCCTGCCAACCTTCGTGATAAAGACAATCTTTGGTTTGGCTTATCTACGCGCGCGCGACCAATCATGTACAGTGTTGAGCGGGTTAAGTCCTCAGAACTGAATCGCTATGAAGATTTAGCGGGGCCTGCATTTAAAGGCCGAATTTGCATTCGCTCATCCTCAAATATTTATAATCAGTCGCTGATTGCCTCGATGCTCGCTGCAGACGGTGCGGAACAGACGAAAGCCTTTATCAAAGGTTTAGTGGCTAACTTAGCCAAGCCACCTAAAGGTGGCGACCGCGACCAAATTAAAGCGGTGGCCAGCGGTCAATGTGATATTGCCATTGCTAACACCTATTACTTAGCCGGCATGTTGAACAGCCAAGACCCTCAGCAAGTGGCTGCCGCTGAGCAGCTTAAAGTTTTTTGGCCCAATCAAAACGACCGTGGCACGCATATTAACGTCTCTGGGGCCGCGGTCTTAAAAGCCGCCAAACATCGCGCCAATGCCGTTAAGCTGATTGAGTTTTTAGTCTCTGCCGATGCCCAAGCATGGTATGCCGAAGCTAACCATGAGTACCCGGTGCGAGCTGGCGTGGCCTGGAGCCCGCTGTTGGAATCTTGGGGCAGCTTTCGTGCTGATGAGCTGAATTTATCAGTCTTGGGAGAGCGCAATGCCGAAGCCGTTAAACTAATGGATCAAGCCGGCTGGCGCTAACACTCTCGATGATGCCCATACTCAGCCGCATTAGCCTTGAATGTCGCCAGCTGCCGCTCACGGCCTGGCTGTTGTTGGCAGTGTTGCTGGCATTTCTAACGCCCGTATTCAGTGTTTTTTCTAGCCTGTTTGCTGGCTTCTCTTCAGCAAGTTGGCAGCATTTACTGGATACCGTACTGGCTCAGTATGTGGTGAATTCGCTTTACTTAGTGATGGGTGTTGCCGTCGGCGTCAGCATCATTGGCGTCA encodes the following:
- a CDS encoding Na+/H+ antiporter NhaA, whose translation is IIAALYTVDLSVTSFAVAGASIVVLIAMNMLKVARPGAYMLVGIVLWVSVLKSGVHATLAGVILALTIPLQSVDNKGRKFSMSEDFEHFLHVWVAALILPLFAFVNAGVNLKGIDLSQMLSPVPLGIALGLFIGKQLGVFAFCFVAIKSGLAKLPKGTTWLQLYGVSILTGIGFTMSLFIDSLAFTGAESRLFASTDKLAILIGSLLSGVMGFLILKFAPAAKTSADDAD
- a CDS encoding CoA-binding protein, translating into MPINTLIIGASAKPHRYAYKALEALTAAQHRCSLLANRSGEILGIPVFTAFSELQSPIDTVTLYLNATRLEPMLEAIIALKPRRVIFNPGTESTSAQACLQAQGIDCIEDCTLIMLRENRY
- a CDS encoding peroxiredoxin — its product is MISVQQTLPAVTLKTIGDNGPTDISTEAIFSGKKVVLFAVPGAFTPTCSAAHLPGFVVHYDEIIAKGVDTVACLSVNDAFVMQAWRDSQNAEHILMLADGNATFSTAIGLELDATGFGMGTRCKRFAMIVDNGVVSHLAVDEAGFEKTSAEAILEAL
- a CDS encoding AMP-binding protein — its product is MAHHILMQHFLARAAEHPNKPYLHQPINRELDIYTWKDVDQQARAIAGALAAEFEPGDKIALLSKNCAEWIILDIAIMMAGMISVPVYHTASKQTIEYVLSHSEAKALFIGKLDGKDEILAADKSAVVTVAMPYDNISCDKEWQQYVAHAPIEAIAELGDHDLMTLSYTSGTTGSPKGVMLSANNLVSTAVSLSNKLNMNEQDRIMSYLPLAHIMERYLIEVGSMVAGTSIYFVESLDSFIEDVQVGRPTLFISVPRLWSKFQSQVLLKMPQKKLDLLLKIPLLKNIVKNKIKTALGLNHARVFASGSAPIAKDMLEWYYSIGIPISEGWGLTESSAGSTVNVPFDYKALGTVGRALDSCEVKIDPSGEVLLRGDSVFENYYKNPEATAASFVDGWFRTGDLGSLDAHGNLSIVGRVKEQFKSERGKYVSPVPIESLLMQNHDIESCMVYGSGRAQPIAVVSMAEGSRDESAELTAGLVATLDSVNQQLEHHERLDHLIVVKDQWTPENGLLTPTLKLKRPPIEEKYANYISDTLAAKVVWES
- a CDS encoding Fe(3+) ABC transporter substrate-binding protein, giving the protein MARYLSALLLLTLSAASFASSPSSTSTQEVNVYSARKEALIKPLLDRFSEETGISVNLLTGKADALLVRLQNEGRLSPADLLITTDAGRLYRAKDAGLLQPVQSSVLSEHIPANLRDKDNLWFGLSTRARPIMYSVERVKSSELNRYEDLAGPAFKGRICIRSSSNIYNQSLIASMLAADGAEQTKAFIKGLVANLAKPPKGGDRDQIKAVASGQCDIAIANTYYLAGMLNSQDPQQVAAAEQLKVFWPNQNDRGTHINVSGAAVLKAAKHRANAVKLIEFLVSADAQAWYAEANHEYPVRAGVAWSPLLESWGSFRADELNLSVLGERNAEAVKLMDQAGWR